From Spirosoma agri, one genomic window encodes:
- a CDS encoding AraC family transcriptional regulator yields the protein MQLTPSPELAGLVKHYLIIESQAVTGRNHRFFPDGHPGLVFSYADSIFQPTTNTQNGSPLDSFVYGQLDRYHNLRSGKNIGMLIVVLHPWGLHAISGIPGIETTNYLITLSDVFGYEGVQLQEQVVSEVTTISRINRIEHFLLKRWKNINHESVSIQTGIQLIHSTQGMVPIQALTRQLNMTERSLERRFDKFVGLSPKQYSRIARLQNCLKIHRSNHAMSLTELAYTAGYYDQAHFIREFTNLVGITPSQYNANTQRLAVNVMLLTTPPVL from the coding sequence ATGCAATTAACGCCATCACCAGAACTTGCGGGACTTGTCAAGCACTACCTGATTATCGAGAGTCAGGCAGTGACTGGTCGCAACCACCGTTTTTTTCCCGATGGGCATCCCGGCCTTGTTTTCTCTTATGCGGATTCCATTTTCCAGCCTACGACGAACACACAAAATGGCAGTCCGCTAGATAGCTTCGTTTACGGGCAGTTGGATCGGTATCACAACCTACGCTCCGGGAAAAATATTGGTATGCTTATCGTTGTTTTGCATCCCTGGGGATTACACGCCATTTCGGGCATTCCCGGCATCGAAACGACGAACTATCTGATTACTCTTTCCGACGTGTTTGGTTACGAAGGCGTACAGTTACAGGAACAAGTAGTATCGGAAGTGACCACAATCAGCCGCATTAACCGAATCGAGCATTTCCTTCTTAAACGCTGGAAAAATATCAACCATGAGTCAGTTTCCATTCAAACGGGGATTCAGCTTATTCACAGTACGCAGGGAATGGTGCCGATTCAGGCACTGACCCGTCAACTGAACATGACGGAACGTAGTCTGGAGCGTCGTTTCGACAAGTTTGTTGGCCTTAGTCCGAAACAATATTCCCGAATAGCGCGTCTACAAAACTGCCTCAAAATTCACCGGAGCAACCATGCCATGAGTTTGACCGAGCTGGCGTACACGGCTGGTTATTACGATCAGGCCCATTTCATCCGCGAGTTTACGAATCTCGTCGGTATAACACCCAGCCAGTACAATGCCAATACACAACGTCTGGCCGTGAACGTGATGCTGCTGACAACTCCGCCTGTCCTCTGA
- a CDS encoding carbon-nitrogen hydrolase family protein — translation MRTFKTVKVGVVQATPALFDLEASIDLVVSWIERAAQEGCQLLLFPESFIPCYPRGLTFDAIVGRRTDKGRAMWLDYWSNSIEVPSVQVDRISEAVKKAGIFIALGVTEREPLGGTLHCALLYFGPDGTFLGKHRKLKPTGLERYIWGESDGSTLVSFDTELGRIGGLICWENYMPLARMAMYQKGVELYLAPTADARDSWQSTMQHIALEGRCFVLASNQFVRKADYPTRYQDDLADEPDMMSRGGSVIISPLGEILAGPLWNQEGLLTAELDFTTLAKSKLDFDCIGHYARPDVFKLDVVGQPASIKV, via the coding sequence ATGAGAACGTTTAAAACCGTAAAGGTTGGCGTCGTACAGGCAACGCCCGCATTATTCGATCTGGAAGCGAGTATCGATCTTGTTGTTTCCTGGATCGAGCGGGCAGCGCAGGAAGGTTGTCAACTGCTGCTTTTCCCCGAGTCGTTCATTCCCTGCTATCCGCGCGGCCTGACGTTCGACGCTATCGTTGGACGACGTACCGATAAAGGCCGGGCCATGTGGCTGGATTACTGGTCGAACAGCATCGAGGTGCCATCCGTACAGGTCGATCGAATTAGTGAGGCTGTAAAAAAAGCGGGGATTTTTATCGCACTTGGCGTAACCGAACGGGAACCACTCGGCGGTACCTTACACTGCGCTTTGCTCTATTTTGGTCCCGATGGCACATTCCTGGGGAAACACCGCAAGCTAAAGCCAACCGGTCTTGAGCGATACATCTGGGGCGAAAGCGACGGCAGTACACTCGTTAGTTTCGATACGGAACTGGGGCGCATCGGGGGGCTGATCTGCTGGGAAAACTACATGCCGTTAGCCCGGATGGCAATGTATCAAAAAGGTGTCGAGCTTTATCTGGCGCCTACTGCGGACGCGCGCGACTCCTGGCAATCGACCATGCAACATATCGCGTTGGAAGGTCGCTGCTTCGTACTGGCAAGCAATCAATTCGTTCGAAAGGCGGATTACCCAACGCGGTATCAGGACGATCTGGCCGATGAACCGGATATGATGAGCCGGGGCGGCAGCGTTATTATTTCGCCACTCGGCGAGATCTTGGCGGGACCGCTCTGGAATCAGGAAGGATTATTGACCGCAGAACTGGACTTCACGACGCTAGCCAAGAGCAAGCTGGATTTCGACTGCATTGGTCACTACGCGCGACCCGATGTCTTTAAACTGGACGTAGTTGGTCAGCCGGCCAGCATCAAGGTTTGA
- a CDS encoding molybdopterin molybdotransferase MoeA, whose amino-acid sequence MLSVADAFSITQQHLLTLPAETVLLTEATGRTLREAVRADRDFPPFNRVAMDGIGIQFSTYATGQRIFPVAGRQLAGQPQQTLTDAGACLEVMTGAILPDGIDTVVRYEDITVTDGQATVTISGIELGQHIHRQAVDRRAGDELLPVGTRLDPSAIAVAASVGQATLSVTVLPRVALISTGDELVDVDETPLPYQIRRSNTYMLRASLLTMGISATLHHIIDDEAVLADRLASLLETNDVLILSGGVSAGKADFVPAVLTQLGVQKQFHQIAQRPGKPLWFGTTADKTVFALPGNPVSTVLCAYRYVLPYLRASLGLAPAPPRYAQLATPVTFKPAVTYFLPVRLTSEPDGRMLAHPLPGSGSADFANLLAADAFMELPADQSSFGAGEAFRVWGN is encoded by the coding sequence ATGCTCTCCGTTGCCGACGCTTTTTCCATCACTCAACAGCACCTGTTGACGCTACCCGCTGAAACGGTCCTACTCACCGAGGCCACTGGCCGCACACTCCGCGAAGCCGTTCGTGCCGACCGCGATTTCCCCCCCTTCAACCGGGTTGCCATGGATGGAATCGGCATTCAGTTTTCGACCTACGCCACCGGGCAACGGATATTCCCCGTAGCTGGCCGACAGCTGGCCGGGCAACCGCAGCAAACCCTAACCGACGCAGGTGCCTGCCTGGAAGTAATGACAGGCGCGATACTTCCCGACGGGATCGATACGGTTGTTCGCTACGAAGATATAACAGTTACGGATGGTCAGGCAACGGTGACGATCAGCGGCATTGAGCTGGGTCAGCATATTCACCGTCAGGCGGTTGATCGCCGGGCAGGCGATGAATTGCTGCCCGTTGGCACACGGCTTGATCCGTCGGCCATTGCCGTAGCTGCTTCAGTGGGCCAAGCCACCTTGTCGGTCACTGTCCTCCCCCGCGTGGCGCTGATCTCAACGGGTGATGAGTTGGTGGATGTCGATGAAACGCCCCTCCCCTACCAGATCCGTCGGTCGAATACCTACATGCTTCGGGCGTCACTGTTGACGATGGGTATATCGGCCACGTTGCACCACATCATCGACGACGAAGCGGTATTGGCCGACCGATTGGCCAGTCTGCTGGAAACGAACGATGTTTTGATTTTGAGCGGGGGCGTTTCAGCGGGGAAAGCCGATTTCGTTCCGGCAGTTCTGACGCAACTTGGTGTTCAAAAACAGTTTCACCAGATCGCTCAGCGCCCTGGAAAACCACTTTGGTTCGGCACGACCGCCGACAAGACAGTTTTTGCGCTGCCCGGCAATCCGGTTTCAACGGTGTTGTGCGCGTATCGCTACGTATTGCCTTACCTGCGGGCGTCGCTGGGGTTAGCACCCGCCCCGCCACGTTATGCGCAACTGGCCACACCCGTTACGTTCAAGCCCGCGGTTACGTATTTCCTGCCGGTCCGGCTCACGTCCGAACCCGACGGTCGGATGTTGGCGCACCCACTGCCCGGTTCAGGTTCCGCCGATTTTGCGAATCTGTTAGCGGCCGACGCGTTCATGGAATTACCCGCCGATCAGTCTTCGTTTGGCGCGGGCGAAGCGTTCCGGGTATGGGGTAACTAA
- the moaC gene encoding cyclic pyranopterin monophosphate synthase MoaC has translation MSTLSHLDANGNPAMVDVGAKTSSRRTARARSVVALGPDIMQHLSKSGLSGSDIQTKKGPVFQTAIIAGTMAAKRTDDLIPLCHSLGLDSCQIIITTDGPDAIIDCLVSTEGKTGVEMEALVGASVAALTIYDMCKALSHDIVIKETKLMEKTGGKRDFKRA, from the coding sequence ATGAGTACGTTATCGCACCTTGACGCAAACGGCAACCCGGCGATGGTCGATGTGGGGGCCAAAACCAGTAGTCGCCGAACGGCCCGCGCCCGCAGTGTGGTCGCGTTGGGCCCCGACATCATGCAGCATCTAAGTAAGTCTGGCTTGTCTGGTTCTGATATTCAAACGAAAAAAGGGCCTGTTTTTCAGACGGCGATCATTGCCGGTACGATGGCAGCCAAACGAACCGACGACCTGATTCCGCTTTGCCACTCCCTCGGACTCGACAGTTGCCAGATCATAATCACGACCGATGGGCCAGATGCCATTATCGACTGTCTGGTGTCGACCGAAGGAAAAACCGGCGTCGAAATGGAAGCACTGGTCGGCGCATCGGTGGCTGCATTGACCATCTACGACATGTGCAAAGCCCTGTCGCATGACATTGTGATCAAGGAAACTAAATTGATGGAAAAAACAGGTGGAAAACGGGATTTCAAGCGGGCGTAA
- a CDS encoding NTP transferase domain-containing protein yields MENGISSGRKLSGLVLIGGRSTRMGQDKSVLTYHHKPQREHMTDLLLPYCDTVFWSVNPGQAAELTDSAQPLIVDAFANLVGPMNGILSAFQIAPDAAWLVVACDMPLLTTRSFDALVGGRDASKPATAFYDSDGRFPEPLLCIWEPLILPTLQNAVAAGRYSPRQMLMITDAHLLTAPDIRELVNINDPAAQAALKHRS; encoded by the coding sequence GTGGAAAACGGGATTTCAAGCGGGCGTAAACTCAGTGGCCTTGTGCTGATTGGCGGGCGCAGTACGCGTATGGGTCAGGATAAATCGGTACTGACCTACCACCATAAACCCCAGCGCGAACACATGACTGATCTGCTTCTGCCGTATTGCGATACGGTGTTCTGGTCGGTCAACCCGGGGCAGGCGGCTGAACTGACCGACTCGGCGCAGCCCCTGATCGTGGACGCATTTGCCAATCTGGTCGGTCCAATGAATGGAATTTTATCCGCGTTTCAGATCGCGCCCGATGCTGCCTGGCTGGTGGTGGCTTGCGATATGCCGCTGCTGACGACGCGCTCCTTCGATGCGCTGGTCGGGGGGCGTGATGCGTCGAAGCCGGCGACCGCTTTTTACGATTCTGACGGTCGGTTTCCGGAACCGTTGCTCTGCATCTGGGAACCACTGATCCTGCCGACTCTGCAAAACGCTGTTGCGGCTGGCCGTTATTCACCCCGTCAGATGCTGATGATCACCGATGCCCACCTGCTGACCGCTCCCGACATTCGTGAGCTGGTGAACATCAACGATCCCGCTGCGCAGGCTGCGCTAAAACATCGGTCCTAA
- a CDS encoding DUF6992 family protein, whose product MNPFRRLLFAAGSVLLGTAAPAQRVTPSPELRDFSEQRIRHQKTLGLTLGGYALANIAVGSIAAGQASGETKYFHQMNVYWNLVNLGIAGVGLLGSRKADAKGETLAQAVRRHETMKQILLLNVGLDVAYVVGGAYLRERSQSHPDKSDQLQGYGKSIMIQGGFLFAFDLVNYVIFKNRGDKQEVKLISAGPMGVGIVVPIK is encoded by the coding sequence ATGAATCCATTCAGACGATTACTGTTCGCTGCCGGGTCCGTGCTTTTGGGGACGGCGGCGCCCGCTCAGCGGGTTACGCCTTCACCCGAACTGCGCGACTTTAGTGAGCAGCGGATTCGGCACCAGAAAACGCTTGGGCTGACGCTGGGCGGTTACGCACTGGCGAATATTGCGGTTGGTAGTATTGCCGCTGGTCAAGCATCGGGTGAGACGAAGTATTTTCACCAAATGAATGTATACTGGAATCTCGTCAATCTGGGCATTGCGGGAGTCGGTTTGTTGGGCTCACGAAAAGCAGATGCCAAGGGCGAAACGCTGGCGCAGGCCGTCCGACGGCACGAAACCATGAAGCAAATCCTGCTGCTGAACGTGGGGTTAGATGTTGCGTATGTCGTGGGTGGGGCGTATCTGCGCGAACGCAGTCAATCGCATCCCGACAAGAGCGATCAGTTGCAGGGATATGGTAAATCGATTATGATACAGGGTGGGTTCCTGTTCGCGTTCGATCTGGTTAACTACGTTATTTTTAAAAACAGGGGTGACAAACAAGAGGTCAAACTCATATCCGCCGGCCCGATGGGTGTAGGGATCGTTGTGCCAATCAAGTAA
- a CDS encoding nucleotidyltransferase domain-containing protein, producing MKDHLLPFQSFIDNAIALLCNDPDAIGLAVGGSWITGAMDAYSDLDLVLITANAVAPDENAMRAYASRFGTLLSSFRGDHVGEPRLLIALYESPLLHVDIKFLTIDEFDQRVEDPVIVWERDGALTSVLQQSQALYPPFDYQRTEDRFWIWMHYAALKVGRGEYFEAMDFLSFVRNVVLGPMLHLKKGSLPRGVRRLETIADPADLVSLIQTIATPDRNALVDSLQACVRLYLALRDVQAPAALHRNDAAQKAVMTYLTTV from the coding sequence ATGAAAGACCATTTACTGCCTTTTCAATCGTTTATTGATAACGCTATTGCGCTGCTTTGTAACGACCCGGATGCCATCGGATTAGCCGTTGGCGGCTCCTGGATAACAGGCGCTATGGATGCCTACTCGGATCTCGATCTGGTACTGATAACAGCCAACGCTGTAGCGCCAGATGAGAATGCGATGCGCGCTTACGCATCCCGGTTCGGTACGCTGTTATCGTCGTTTCGGGGTGATCACGTTGGTGAGCCGCGCTTGCTGATTGCGTTGTACGAATCACCTTTGCTGCATGTCGATATTAAGTTTTTGACCATCGATGAATTTGACCAGCGTGTCGAAGACCCGGTCATTGTCTGGGAACGCGATGGTGCATTGACGAGCGTTCTTCAACAGTCGCAGGCTCTGTATCCACCCTTTGATTACCAGCGGACCGAAGATCGCTTCTGGATATGGATGCACTATGCGGCCTTGAAAGTTGGACGGGGTGAGTATTTTGAGGCTATGGATTTCCTTTCGTTTGTGCGAAATGTAGTGCTTGGGCCTATGCTGCACCTGAAAAAAGGGAGTCTGCCCAGAGGGGTACGACGACTGGAAACTATTGCTGATCCCGCAGATTTGGTGAGCTTGATACAAACCATCGCGACGCCTGACCGAAATGCGTTAGTTGACAGTCTACAGGCCTGTGTCCGTTTATACCTTGCGTTGCGTGATGTACAGGCTCCGGCTGCATTGCACCGGAACGATGCGGCACAGAAGGCCGTTATGACTTATTTGACCACAGTTTAG
- a CDS encoding nucleoside deaminase — protein MQQQQIKTSQPLANDDDFLREAIRLAREGMMSGQGGPFGSVIVRNGEIVGRGSNQVTSTNDPTAHAEVVAIRDACQKLGTFQLDGCTLYASCEPCPMCLGAIYWARPSRIVYGAFHYDAARAGFDDHFIYSELEKPREERRIPMQQVLRDEANVVFNEWIAQEKRIAY, from the coding sequence ATGCAACAGCAGCAAATAAAGACGAGTCAGCCCCTGGCTAACGACGATGATTTTTTGCGGGAAGCCATCCGGCTGGCTCGCGAGGGTATGATGTCCGGACAGGGCGGTCCCTTTGGTTCGGTTATTGTACGCAACGGCGAAATTGTTGGCCGGGGTAGCAACCAGGTGACCTCGACAAACGACCCGACTGCACATGCTGAGGTCGTTGCCATCCGCGATGCCTGCCAAAAGCTGGGCACGTTTCAGTTGGACGGCTGTACACTCTATGCCTCCTGCGAACCGTGCCCGATGTGCCTGGGCGCTATCTACTGGGCGCGGCCCAGCCGAATTGTTTACGGGGCTTTTCATTACGACGCGGCCCGTGCCGGGTTTGATGATCATTTCATTTACAGTGAGTTAGAGAAACCCCGCGAGGAGCGTCGCATTCCGATGCAGCAAGTGTTGCGCGACGAAGCCAACGTTGTCTTCAACGAGTGGATTGCCCAGGAAAAACGAATAGCCTATTGA
- a CDS encoding DegT/DnrJ/EryC1/StrS family aminotransferase — MPGMEFFGADERKEINDVLETGILFRYNHEAIRNNIYKAREFEAEVAKLVGATYAHAVSSGSTAALCAMVAAGIGAGDEVIVPPFTYIATIEAVLMVGALPVFADIDETLCLSADGIRKAITPRTKGVCLVHMCGQMADMDAIMAVINEHNLVLVEDAGQAMGASYKGVSTGLWGKTGAYSFDFFKIATAGEGGIMVTNDEKAYNYADSYSDHGHDHIGSNRGMEQHPVLGFNYRISELHAAVGLVQTRRVPEIIQNNNAHKKQLMTALGQVPGVSFARIPDTNGDSATFLNLLLPDTETAGRFVAELNAAGVGGFNYWFTNMYHFINQWDHIKEMRTASALPIEKFGAPQDYNNLDIPNAQAVIGRLVSFGIRATWTNDEVAALAANIEAAARKATLVEA, encoded by the coding sequence ATGCCAGGAATGGAATTCTTCGGAGCGGACGAGCGCAAAGAAATCAACGATGTGCTGGAGACCGGCATCCTGTTTCGATACAATCACGAAGCGATACGCAACAATATTTACAAAGCCCGCGAGTTTGAGGCTGAGGTTGCTAAACTAGTCGGCGCGACATACGCCCATGCCGTATCGAGCGGTTCCACGGCGGCTTTGTGCGCTATGGTCGCAGCTGGCATTGGCGCGGGCGATGAGGTAATCGTCCCCCCGTTCACGTACATTGCGACTATCGAAGCGGTCCTGATGGTGGGCGCACTACCTGTTTTTGCCGACATCGACGAGACGCTTTGCCTAAGTGCCGATGGCATCCGGAAGGCTATCACACCCCGTACCAAAGGTGTTTGTCTGGTGCACATGTGTGGACAAATGGCGGATATGGACGCTATCATGGCGGTCATTAATGAGCATAACCTCGTGTTGGTCGAAGATGCCGGACAGGCTATGGGCGCGAGCTACAAAGGCGTGTCGACAGGCTTGTGGGGTAAAACCGGCGCTTATTCGTTCGATTTTTTCAAGATTGCTACGGCTGGCGAAGGAGGTATCATGGTCACAAATGATGAGAAGGCTTACAACTATGCTGACTCGTACTCGGACCACGGCCACGACCATATTGGCTCTAACCGGGGTATGGAACAACATCCGGTTTTGGGTTTCAACTACCGGATCAGCGAACTTCACGCAGCGGTTGGTCTAGTCCAAACGCGCCGGGTGCCGGAGATTATTCAGAACAATAATGCGCATAAAAAGCAGCTCATGACGGCATTGGGTCAGGTGCCGGGTGTTTCGTTTGCCCGCATTCCCGACACGAATGGCGACTCGGCTACGTTCCTGAATTTACTCTTACCGGATACCGAAACGGCTGGCCGGTTTGTTGCCGAACTAAATGCCGCTGGCGTTGGTGGATTCAACTACTGGTTCACGAATATGTACCACTTCATCAACCAGTGGGACCATATCAAAGAGATGCGTACGGCTTCGGCTTTGCCCATCGAAAAATTCGGCGCTCCGCAAGACTACAATAACCTTGATATTCCGAATGCACAAGCGGTGATCGGTCGGCTGGTTTCGTTTGGTATTCGCGCTACGTGGACAAACGATGAAGTCGCTGCGCTGGCGGCAAACATCGAAGCGGCCGCTCGGAAAGCAACCCTGGTAGAAGCGTAA
- a CDS encoding iron-containing alcohol dehydrogenase family protein: MVATPTPTIHKNFKGVEKTVYGRGSFGQLDAILAPHRADNEGYFVFLVDNYFKGKPLEGQVPAHAEDLSYYISVEEHEPTTDQIDQLRDEILAKKGLPSGVVGIGGGSIMDIAKALSLMLTNEGSSTLYQGLNLIKKPGVYHVGVPTISGTGAEVSMTAVLTGPVKKLGLKCEWTVFNQIVLDPELIASVPRNWWFYTGMDTYIHCVESENGRLNNAYSHAYAEQSMKLCREVYLGEHSGQTPENDDKLMVASMMGGLSLTYSEVGVCHALSYGLSKILGTRHCYANCLIMNHLEDYYPQGVAEFKEMVAYHQIDLPQGLSKDWSDDTITQMAHVSYNLPHMWLHAIGDNWQEVITIDVLKDLFRRL, translated from the coding sequence ATGGTAGCAACGCCAACACCAACTATACACAAAAATTTCAAGGGGGTCGAGAAAACCGTTTACGGACGGGGTAGTTTCGGGCAACTTGATGCTATTCTGGCTCCGCATCGTGCCGACAACGAAGGCTATTTTGTCTTTCTGGTCGACAATTACTTCAAGGGCAAACCGCTCGAAGGGCAGGTTCCGGCTCATGCCGAAGATCTGAGTTATTACATCAGCGTCGAAGAACACGAGCCCACAACCGATCAGATCGATCAGCTCCGCGATGAGATTCTGGCCAAAAAAGGGCTGCCATCGGGCGTTGTTGGTATCGGCGGTGGTAGCATCATGGACATTGCCAAAGCGCTGTCGCTGATGCTGACCAACGAAGGATCATCGACGCTCTATCAGGGCCTGAACCTGATCAAAAAGCCAGGGGTTTACCACGTTGGTGTACCGACCATTTCGGGAACGGGCGCTGAGGTGTCGATGACGGCTGTACTGACCGGTCCGGTTAAAAAACTTGGCCTGAAGTGCGAATGGACCGTGTTCAACCAGATCGTGCTCGACCCCGAACTGATTGCCAGCGTGCCCCGTAACTGGTGGTTCTACACCGGTATGGATACCTACATCCACTGCGTAGAATCGGAGAATGGTCGACTGAACAACGCCTATTCACACGCCTATGCCGAGCAGTCGATGAAGCTTTGCCGGGAAGTGTATCTGGGCGAACACTCCGGTCAGACCCCCGAAAACGACGACAAACTGATGGTTGCTTCGATGATGGGCGGGCTTAGCCTGACCTACTCTGAGGTGGGCGTTTGCCATGCGTTGAGCTACGGACTGTCGAAGATTCTGGGAACCCGCCACTGCTATGCCAACTGCCTGATCATGAATCACCTCGAGGATTACTATCCGCAGGGCGTTGCTGAGTTCAAGGAAATGGTCGCCTATCACCAGATCGACCTGCCGCAGGGCTTGTCCAAAGACTGGAGCGACGATACAATCACGCAGATGGCGCACGTATCGTACAATCTGCCGCACATGTGGCTACACGCTATCGGCGACAACTGGCAGGAGGTCATCACCATTGATGTACTGAAAGATCTGTTCCGGCGGCTATAA
- the kdsA gene encoding 3-deoxy-8-phosphooctulonate synthase, which translates to MSQKIVRVGDIECGSDELFLISGPCVIEDEKIMMTVAEQLREIQERVGIKIIYKSSFQKDNRSSLNYYNGPGIDKGMKILAKVKEQFGFPLLTDVHYPDQCAPAADVVDVLQIPAYLCMQTMLVVAAAKTGKVVNIKHGQFLAPENMKHPVKKVEDSGNDQIILTERGYTFGYNDLVVDPRSFYHMARTNYPVVFDVTHAIRKYGIPSADAKGGAREYLPVLARAGVAAGVDGLFVETHTCPSEALCDAASQLDIRYLEEFLKPLLELHAVEVKYRNTLPELA; encoded by the coding sequence ATGTCTCAAAAAATCGTTCGCGTTGGCGACATCGAATGCGGGTCGGATGAGTTGTTCCTCATTTCCGGACCTTGCGTTATTGAAGACGAAAAAATCATGATGACGGTAGCCGAACAACTCCGGGAAATCCAGGAGCGGGTTGGCATCAAGATCATTTACAAATCGTCGTTCCAGAAAGATAATCGGTCCAGCCTGAACTATTACAATGGCCCTGGTATCGACAAAGGCATGAAGATTCTGGCTAAGGTAAAGGAGCAGTTCGGCTTTCCATTGCTGACCGATGTGCACTATCCTGACCAGTGCGCACCCGCTGCCGACGTAGTTGATGTCCTGCAAATTCCGGCTTATCTCTGTATGCAGACCATGCTCGTGGTGGCAGCGGCAAAAACGGGAAAAGTCGTGAACATCAAACACGGTCAGTTCCTGGCTCCGGAAAATATGAAGCATCCGGTCAAAAAAGTCGAAGATTCCGGCAATGACCAGATCATCCTGACCGAGCGCGGTTATACCTTCGGTTACAACGACTTAGTGGTTGATCCGCGCAGTTTCTACCACATGGCACGCACTAACTACCCCGTGGTGTTCGACGTAACCCATGCCATCCGGAAATACGGGATTCCATCGGCTGATGCTAAAGGCGGAGCACGGGAATACCTGCCCGTATTGGCTCGGGCGGGGGTGGCTGCGGGTGTTGATGGGTTGTTCGTGGAAACGCACACCTGCCCATCGGAGGCCCTTTGCGATGCCGCCAGCCAATTGGATATTCGCTATCTGGAGGAATTTTTGAAGCCTTTGCTCGAACTGCACGCAGTCGAAGTAAAATACCGGAACACGTTACCAGAACTAGCTTAA
- a CDS encoding phosphatase, with protein MPNSYIFFMIDIEQTFTALGGQFVTAPDVLTEKLKAVRAIVFDWDGVFNDGVKTEAGSSSFSEVDSMGTNLLRFGFWLHHGGQLPAVAIITGVINGLADALVRREHFHACYSQAKNKVEVLAHFLDQHKLQPSEVAFFFDDALDLSVAQVAGVRIMVRRNANPLFTDYVIRNGYADYVTGNESGHFAVREGCELMLGLLGQFDSVMGERLRYRPVYDQYYQQRQAIEPSYWLVGPDGPEPKTV; from the coding sequence ATGCCCAATTCCTACATCTTTTTTATGATTGATATCGAACAGACTTTTACGGCGCTTGGCGGCCAATTTGTAACAGCTCCCGACGTACTGACTGAGAAGCTCAAGGCCGTTCGGGCCATCGTGTTCGACTGGGATGGCGTGTTCAACGACGGGGTCAAAACCGAAGCGGGCAGCAGTTCGTTCAGTGAGGTCGATTCGATGGGTACCAACCTGCTCCGATTTGGTTTCTGGCTGCATCATGGAGGGCAATTGCCCGCCGTTGCGATCATCACGGGCGTGATCAACGGCCTGGCCGATGCCCTCGTACGTCGGGAACATTTTCATGCCTGTTATTCACAGGCTAAGAACAAGGTAGAGGTGCTGGCTCATTTTCTGGATCAGCACAAGCTACAACCGAGCGAAGTCGCGTTTTTTTTCGATGATGCCCTCGATCTGTCCGTTGCCCAAGTCGCTGGCGTGCGCATCATGGTGCGTCGGAATGCCAACCCACTGTTTACCGATTATGTGATTCGCAACGGGTACGCCGATTACGTGACGGGTAATGAGAGCGGTCATTTTGCGGTGCGTGAAGGGTGTGAACTGATGTTAGGATTGCTCGGTCAGTTCGATTCCGTCATGGGTGAACGACTGCGCTACCGACCCGTTTATGACCAGTATTACCAGCAGCGGCAAGCCATCGAACCCAGCTACTGGCTCGTCGGACCGGATGGCCCGGAACCTAAAACCGTGTAA